The Panacibacter microcysteis genome includes a window with the following:
- a CDS encoding peptidylprolyl isomerase — protein sequence MSVIQRIRDKAAWFVFGAIALSLIAFILQDAFSRRGSVFSSESTLGEVNGIDIDRETYEHKLDFYEQANGTPRSQLMGSVWDYMVEQTLMEQEYEKLGIKVGADELSDVLFGDNPPQWMQQAFTNPQTGVYDANLAKQQFAEIKKNADDARNAQLYEGYLEPTILQTEREKYQSLITGAVYVPKWMAEKTNADNNSLAKIAYVSVPYASISDSTVKVSDDDVSAYIKAHPKQFEQKEEARQISYVSFDAKPSREDSVAVIDQLQQLKSEFAATTDEKAFLARNSSELPYYNSFLNKKEIKQAVNDSIFALSVGAVYGPYADNNNYVLAKLVAERQVPDSVKVRHILVATAQQTQQGQLTRVRDDSSARKRLDSAIALLNAGSNFDSVCVQYSDDPGSKDKGGVYDYFTSGRMMEEFNDFAFTHPVGAKDVVKTAYGYHYIEVLGQKGAETGYKFAYLSKPVLASAETINNASAAATQFASSSRTRADFDANAKKLGITPQTAGDIKPNDFNIMGVGENRQMVKWIAENDPGDISEPFEINDKYVVAVILGISKPGLQSVNQARPMVEPLLRNEKKAEQIIASKFKGTTLEQFAQSTGGAIQFADSIAYQSYIISGIGNEPKIVGAAFNKGLQGKASTPIAGMSGVFAIKGESIYAAASLGINADMLRAQMENQMKSQIAYRSMSALRDAAKIEDNRAKFY from the coding sequence ATGTCAGTTATTCAACGGATACGCGATAAGGCTGCGTGGTTTGTTTTCGGTGCGATTGCTTTGTCTCTTATCGCCTTTATTCTGCAGGATGCCTTTTCAAGGCGTGGTAGTGTTTTTTCAAGTGAATCAACCCTCGGCGAGGTAAACGGTATTGACATCGACAGGGAAACTTACGAACACAAACTCGATTTTTATGAGCAGGCAAATGGCACGCCAAGAAGCCAGCTCATGGGAAGTGTTTGGGATTATATGGTTGAGCAGACCCTGATGGAGCAGGAATATGAGAAACTGGGTATAAAAGTAGGTGCCGATGAATTAAGTGATGTGTTATTTGGAGATAACCCGCCACAGTGGATGCAACAGGCATTTACCAACCCGCAAACGGGTGTGTATGACGCAAATCTTGCAAAACAGCAGTTTGCTGAAATAAAAAAGAATGCAGATGATGCACGAAATGCACAGCTTTACGAAGGATATCTTGAGCCCACCATTTTACAGACAGAAAGAGAAAAATACCAGTCTTTGATAACCGGTGCTGTATATGTACCAAAATGGATGGCAGAAAAAACAAATGCCGATAACAACTCTCTTGCTAAAATTGCTTATGTTTCTGTGCCTTATGCCTCCATTAGTGACAGCACCGTAAAAGTTTCTGACGATGACGTATCTGCATATATTAAGGCGCATCCGAAACAGTTTGAGCAAAAAGAAGAGGCAAGACAAATTTCATATGTATCCTTCGATGCAAAACCAAGCAGGGAAGATTCAGTTGCCGTAATTGACCAGCTGCAACAGCTGAAATCAGAATTTGCCGCAACAACTGATGAAAAAGCTTTCCTAGCAAGAAACAGCAGCGAATTACCTTATTACAATAGTTTCCTAAACAAAAAGGAAATAAAGCAGGCCGTAAACGATTCAATTTTTGCGTTGTCTGTTGGTGCCGTTTACGGACCCTATGCTGATAATAATAACTATGTGCTGGCAAAACTTGTAGCAGAAAGACAGGTGCCTGATTCTGTAAAAGTGCGTCACATATTGGTAGCAACGGCGCAACAAACACAACAGGGCCAGCTTACACGTGTAAGAGATGACAGCAGTGCAAGAAAAAGATTAGACAGTGCAATAGCATTGTTGAACGCCGGCAGCAATTTCGATTCTGTTTGTGTACAATATTCTGATGATCCGGGTAGTAAAGACAAAGGTGGCGTATATGACTACTTTACATCGGGCAGAATGATGGAAGAATTCAATGACTTCGCCTTTACACATCCTGTGGGTGCCAAGGATGTGGTTAAAACCGCTTACGGTTACCACTATATAGAAGTGCTCGGTCAAAAAGGTGCGGAGACAGGTTATAAATTTGCCTATTTGTCAAAACCGGTATTGGCAAGCGCTGAAACGATCAATAATGCCAGTGCGGCTGCTACGCAGTTCGCATCATCGAGCCGCACCAGGGCAGACTTTGACGCAAATGCGAAAAAGTTAGGGATTACACCACAAACAGCCGGCGATATTAAACCGAACGATTTCAATATCATGGGCGTTGGAGAAAACAGGCAAATGGTCAAATGGATCGCAGAAAACGATCCCGGTGATATCTCAGAGCCATTCGAAATAAATGATAAATATGTAGTGGCCGTAATACTGGGTATAAGCAAACCCGGTCTCCAATCTGTAAACCAGGCAAGACCAATGGTAGAGCCATTACTTAGAAATGAGAAAAAAGCAGAACAAATTATAGCATCAAAATTCAAAGGCACAACGCTGGAGCAGTTTGCACAATCAACCGGTGGTGCTATCCAGTTTGCTGACAGTATTGCATACCAGTCTTACATTATCAGCGGTATAGGCAACGAACCAAAAATTGTAGGTGCTGCATTCAATAAGGGTTTACAGGGCAAGGCAAGCACACCAATAGCTGGTATGTCTGGTGTCTTCGCTATTAAGGGTGAAAGTATTTATGCTGCAGCATCGCTCGGAATAAATGCTGATATGCTGCGTGCACAAATGGAAAACCAGATGAAATCGCAGATCGCCTATCGTTCTATGTCTGCTTTAAGAGATGCAGCTAAAATAGAAGATAACCGTGCTAAGTTTTATTAG
- a CDS encoding DUF2480 family protein, translating into MQETIVNRVAESGIVTINLEDFYPKDEILVFDLKDHLFRGLLLKEKEFRAALITIDWSVYQQKNVAITCTSDAIIPVWAYMLVATYLGPFANNIMVGTPGLLAENILLQNISQVDTTTFTDKRIVIKGCGDIHIPESAYAAITFRLKPVAKSIMYGEPCSTVPVYKKK; encoded by the coding sequence ATGCAAGAAACGATCGTAAACAGGGTTGCAGAAAGTGGTATAGTAACCATTAACCTCGAAGATTTTTATCCAAAAGACGAGATACTGGTATTCGATCTAAAAGATCACCTGTTTCGGGGTTTGTTATTAAAAGAAAAAGAATTCAGGGCTGCCCTTATAACTATCGACTGGTCTGTTTACCAGCAAAAAAATGTAGCTATTACCTGCACTTCAGATGCTATTATACCTGTTTGGGCGTATATGCTCGTCGCCACATATCTCGGGCCTTTTGCCAATAATATTATGGTAGGAACACCCGGTTTACTTGCCGAGAATATCCTGCTGCAAAACATCAGCCAGGTAGATACCACAACGTTTACAGACAAACGTATTGTTATCAAAGGCTGTGGAGACATACATATTCCTGAAAGCGCCTATGCCGCAATTACTTTCAGATTAAAACCGGTTGCAAAAAGTATCATGTACGGCGAACCATGCAGTACAGTTCCGGTATATAAAAAGAAATAA
- a CDS encoding hybrid sensor histidine kinase/response regulator, with translation MILIVDDKPENILSLKSVLTLHSFPTDTATSGEEALKKVLKNNYALIILDVQMPGMDGFEVAEAISGYSKTKDVPIIFLSAVNTDKRFITRGYGSGGIDYITKPIDPEILLLKVKTFYRLYEQTRQLNEMQDNLRSEIEFRKKAQQEINEKALELKFVLESIPQIAFTTKPDGTLEYKNSQWMLYADSERNFPVTHPDDGCIEEELKKRMEKGKPVEMEVRVKKHEQPDYRYHLLRVLPVKENNAIVKWVGTFTDIDDQKQAVKRKDEFISIASHELKTPLTSIKGYVQLLERTSTDKSSGVYIDRTLVQIRKLDSLIADLLDISKIESGKLKFNMQPFDLDSMVANTVDIISQTYPDYKISRVGKQAETIYGDPVRLEQVLINFLSNSIKYSPQSKNVEVETRADHNGKIFIGVRDHGIGISKKDQENIFQKYYRTETSGNSVQGLGIGLYICAEILKRHNFEYGVDSEPGKGSLFYFLVPKEKTVTNE, from the coding sequence ATGATACTTATCGTTGACGATAAACCGGAGAATATTCTATCACTGAAGTCGGTGTTAACACTTCATTCCTTTCCGACAGACACAGCAACCAGCGGGGAAGAGGCATTGAAGAAAGTGCTGAAAAATAATTACGCGCTAATTATCCTCGATGTACAAATGCCTGGTATGGACGGGTTCGAAGTAGCGGAAGCCATCTCGGGTTATAGCAAAACCAAAGACGTGCCCATCATTTTTCTTTCGGCGGTAAACACAGATAAAAGATTCATTACAAGAGGTTATGGCTCCGGTGGTATCGATTACATTACAAAACCCATCGACCCTGAAATCCTCCTGCTTAAAGTAAAAACATTTTACAGGCTGTACGAGCAAACAAGACAGTTGAATGAAATGCAGGACAACCTGCGTTCAGAAATAGAGTTCAGAAAAAAAGCACAACAGGAGATCAACGAAAAAGCGCTGGAACTAAAATTTGTGCTGGAATCAATACCACAGATTGCATTTACCACCAAGCCTGACGGAACACTGGAATACAAAAACAGCCAGTGGATGTTGTATGCCGATTCTGAAAGAAATTTCCCTGTTACACATCCCGACGATGGCTGCATAGAAGAAGAATTAAAGAAACGCATGGAAAAAGGTAAACCGGTAGAAATGGAAGTACGTGTAAAAAAGCATGAGCAGCCAGATTACCGCTACCATTTATTACGCGTATTACCTGTAAAAGAAAACAATGCTATTGTAAAATGGGTTGGTACTTTTACTGATATCGACGACCAGAAACAGGCTGTAAAAAGGAAAGATGAGTTTATCAGTATTGCCAGCCACGAATTGAAAACCCCGCTTACCAGTATTAAAGGCTACGTACAACTGCTCGAAAGAACAAGTACAGATAAATCTTCCGGCGTTTATATCGACAGAACGCTTGTACAGATACGAAAGCTGGACAGCCTGATTGCTGATCTGCTTGACATCTCTAAAATAGAAAGTGGAAAACTAAAATTTAACATGCAACCTTTCGATCTTGATTCAATGGTTGCTAATACGGTTGATATCATCAGTCAAACATACCCGGATTATAAAATATCAAGGGTAGGAAAACAGGCGGAAACCATTTATGGAGATCCTGTCAGGCTCGAGCAGGTGCTTATAAACTTTCTTTCCAACTCTATAAAATATTCACCCCAATCGAAAAACGTGGAAGTGGAAACGAGGGCAGACCACAATGGAAAGATCTTTATTGGCGTACGCGACCATGGAATCGGAATTTCAAAAAAAGACCAGGAGAATATCTTCCAGAAATATTACCGTACAGAAACATCCGGTAACAGCGTACAGGGTCTTGGAATAGGCTTATATATCTGTGCGGAAATACTCAAACGACACAATTTCGAATATGGAGTAGACAGCGAACCGGGAAAAGGTTCTTTGTTTTATTTTTTAGTTCCAAAAGAGAAGACCGTTACGAACGAATAA
- a CDS encoding response regulator — protein MQTTFKRNLQIGFGLSMLLLIVSSVASYNSITNLIKSSDEVNHTNEVLQQAESIISYMKDAETGQRGFLLTNDVDFLEPFNGSLAKTKTAVEKLRELTADNTEQQKNCDSLAMLVNKRFNILQKGIDQAKQNFAVDNFLLAQGKAEMDKARLVIVNIQSTEKTLLSKRVEDLRKYASYTPALIVVTTILSLVITIVFFKRVTDDYNEKATLSDALMIKEKEIVNRITIIQKIAAQVSEGNYQLRLDDHESDGLGSLSESLNKMASALDKAFKELSDNEWVQTGTVQLGEKMAGEKTVAAVASEVIEFLAEYTNSQMGALYLAQPNGTLKLTGSYGITSGIKKEIQPGEGIIGQAYKSGKEKLLRNIDEDLYLGTSFGEIKPKNVITYPVKIDRKLMGVLEIASVTEYGEVELDLLKSTERKIGITLNMAYNRARLQELLEETQAQAEELQTQHTELENLNAELEAQAEKLQISEEELKVQQEELMETNQELEERSRLLEEKNHLVVVRNLEIQKKAEELALSTRYKSEFLANMSHELRTPLNSILLLSRLLSENNNDTLTPEEVEYATVIRSSGNSLLQLIDEILDLSKIESGKMQLEYNQVAVDTILADMRLLFEPLAKEKNVAFEIVRDKNVPDTIDTDKLRVEQILRNLVSNALKFTTRGSITLLVKYHDNQLSFAVKDTGIGIPQEKQELVFEAFQQADGSTKRKYGGTGLGLSISRQLARLLNGDITLTSTPGEGSQFTLTIPVDKSATTESKVETPEIIAPKPVETLASQFIATQIPQDVPDDRNSITANDKVILIVEDDTPFAKALLDFARKKGYKGIVAVRGDHGVELARNYKPEGILLDIQLPVKDGMQVIDELKRDPQTRHIPVHMMSSFEVKRESLSKGAINFINKPFAYEQMDDVFKRIEHVIKNDHKKVLIVEDNSKHAKALSYFLSTNKINAAISGNIDETVDSLQQKEVNCVILDMAVPDMKAYDTLETVRKNQELENVPIIIFTGKSLSRAEEQRIKQYADSIVVKTAHSFQRILDEVSLFLHLVEESTHEKGAGFTARKLGSVDEVLKNKTVLIADDDVRNIFSLSRALEKHKMNIVSAIDGKEALQALKDNKEINIVLMDMMMPEMDGYESIKRIRENPHWRNLPVIAVTAKAMTGDREKCIQAGASDYISKPVDTDQLVSLMRIWLYENA, from the coding sequence ATGCAAACGACCTTTAAAAGAAATCTACAGATTGGATTTGGGTTGTCTATGCTTTTGCTGATTGTTAGTTCTGTTGCATCCTACAACAGTATCACTAATCTTATCAAAAGTTCTGACGAAGTAAACCACACCAACGAAGTATTGCAGCAGGCAGAAAGCATTATCTCGTACATGAAAGACGCCGAAACTGGTCAGCGGGGCTTCCTGCTAACCAATGATGTCGACTTCCTTGAACCATTCAATGGTTCCCTGGCCAAAACTAAAACTGCTGTAGAAAAGCTGAGAGAACTTACTGCTGATAACACCGAACAGCAAAAGAATTGCGATTCTCTTGCCATGCTGGTTAATAAACGGTTTAACATTCTGCAAAAAGGAATTGACCAGGCAAAACAAAATTTTGCTGTGGATAATTTCCTGCTCGCCCAGGGTAAAGCAGAAATGGATAAAGCAAGACTGGTAATCGTTAACATACAAAGTACCGAAAAAACCCTGCTTTCAAAAAGAGTAGAAGATCTTAGAAAATACGCATCCTACACACCTGCACTTATTGTCGTTACAACTATATTATCACTGGTTATTACAATCGTCTTCTTTAAACGCGTAACAGATGACTACAATGAAAAAGCCACACTCAGCGACGCGCTGATGATTAAAGAAAAAGAAATCGTTAACCGTATTACGATTATTCAAAAAATTGCCGCACAGGTATCAGAAGGAAATTACCAGCTCAGGCTGGATGATCATGAAAGTGATGGCCTGGGAAGTTTATCTGAGTCGCTGAATAAAATGGCTTCTGCGCTCGATAAGGCATTTAAAGAATTGTCTGATAACGAATGGGTGCAAACAGGCACCGTTCAGCTTGGCGAAAAAATGGCCGGTGAAAAAACCGTGGCGGCAGTGGCATCAGAAGTAATAGAGTTCCTGGCAGAGTATACAAACAGCCAGATGGGTGCATTATACCTTGCCCAGCCTAACGGCACACTAAAGCTTACCGGCAGTTACGGCATTACTTCCGGTATTAAAAAAGAGATACAGCCTGGTGAAGGCATTATTGGCCAGGCGTATAAAAGCGGGAAAGAAAAGTTGCTCAGGAATATCGATGAAGATTTATACCTGGGTACCAGTTTTGGAGAGATAAAGCCAAAAAATGTTATCACTTATCCCGTTAAAATAGATCGGAAGCTGATGGGTGTACTTGAAATAGCCAGCGTTACCGAATATGGCGAGGTTGAACTTGACCTGTTAAAAAGTACAGAACGAAAGATTGGTATAACTTTAAATATGGCCTATAACAGGGCCAGGCTGCAGGAGCTGCTGGAAGAAACACAGGCACAGGCAGAAGAACTGCAAACGCAGCATACAGAGCTGGAAAACCTGAATGCCGAGCTGGAAGCACAGGCAGAAAAACTCCAGATATCAGAAGAGGAATTAAAGGTGCAGCAGGAAGAACTTATGGAAACAAACCAGGAGCTCGAAGAACGCTCCCGGTTGCTCGAAGAAAAAAATCACCTGGTTGTTGTAAGAAACCTTGAGATACAAAAAAAGGCAGAAGAACTTGCACTTAGCACAAGATATAAATCTGAGTTCCTGGCAAACATGTCTCATGAATTAAGAACACCGCTTAATTCAATCCTGCTGTTGTCACGATTGTTGTCCGAAAACAACAATGATACCCTTACCCCGGAAGAAGTAGAATATGCAACCGTTATCAGGAGTTCCGGGAACAGCCTGCTCCAACTTATTGATGAAATTCTTGACCTGTCTAAAATAGAATCAGGCAAAATGCAACTCGAGTACAACCAGGTAGCGGTAGATACCATACTCGCAGATATGCGCCTGCTTTTTGAGCCACTCGCCAAAGAGAAAAATGTTGCATTCGAGATCGTAAGAGATAAAAATGTTCCAGATACAATAGACACCGATAAACTGAGGGTAGAACAGATCTTAAGAAACCTCGTTTCCAACGCACTTAAATTTACAACAAGAGGCTCAATAACACTGCTTGTTAAATACCACGACAACCAGTTATCATTTGCCGTAAAAGATACAGGCATTGGTATACCGCAGGAAAAACAGGAACTGGTATTCGAAGCTTTTCAACAGGCAGATGGTTCTACCAAAAGAAAATATGGTGGTACAGGACTGGGCCTTTCCATAAGCCGCCAGCTGGCCAGGTTGTTGAATGGAGATATCACCCTTACAAGTACGCCTGGCGAAGGAAGCCAGTTTACACTTACCATACCGGTTGACAAATCTGCCACCACGGAAAGTAAGGTGGAAACGCCGGAAATTATTGCCCCCAAACCCGTAGAAACACTGGCCTCTCAGTTTATTGCAACACAGATACCCCAGGATGTGCCCGATGACAGGAACAGCATTACAGCAAATGATAAAGTAATCCTGATTGTGGAAGATGACACACCTTTTGCCAAAGCGCTGCTCGATTTTGCAAGGAAAAAAGGTTACAAAGGCATTGTAGCCGTACGCGGAGATCATGGTGTAGAGCTGGCACGCAATTATAAACCCGAAGGCATATTGCTCGATATACAACTGCCGGTTAAAGATGGTATGCAGGTAATTGATGAGTTGAAACGTGATCCGCAAACAAGACATATCCCTGTTCACATGATGTCTTCTTTCGAAGTAAAACGCGAAAGCCTTTCCAAAGGTGCAATCAATTTCATCAATAAACCTTTTGCCTACGAACAAATGGATGATGTCTTTAAACGTATCGAGCATGTCATCAAAAATGATCATAAAAAAGTGCTTATCGTAGAAGATAATTCGAAACATGCAAAAGCGCTTTCGTACTTTTTATCAACCAATAAGATCAATGCCGCTATATCCGGCAATATTGATGAGACCGTTGATTCGCTGCAGCAGAAAGAAGTAAACTGTGTAATACTCGATATGGCCGTGCCTGATATGAAGGCTTACGATACACTGGAGACGGTACGTAAAAATCAGGAGCTTGAAAACGTGCCCATCATTATTTTTACAGGCAAAAGTTTATCAAGGGCCGAAGAACAACGCATCAAGCAATATGCAGATTCTATTGTTGTAAAAACGGCACATTCGTTTCAGCGTATACTCGATGAAGTTTCTTTGTTCCTGCACCTGGTAGAAGAAAGCACACACGAGAAAGGCGCCGGCTTTACGGCCCGCAAACTGGGCTCTGTAGATGAAGTGTTGAAAAACAAAACAGTACTTATTGCAGACGATGATGTAAGAAATATTTTCTCTCTTTCACGGGCATTGGAGAAACATAAAATGAACATCGTTTCTGCCATAGACGGTAAAGAAGCGTTGCAGGCACTGAAAGATAACAAAGAGATCAATATTGTGTTGATGGATATGATGATGCCTGAAATGGATGGCTACGAATCCATCAAACGAATAAGGGAAAACCCGCACTGGAGAAACCTGCCGGTAATAGCGGTAACAGCAAAAGCAATGACGGGAGACCGTGAGAAATGCATACAGGCCGGCGCTTCAGATTATATATCAAAACCGGTAGATACCGACCAGCTTGTTTCTCTTATGAGAATATGGCTGTACGAAAATGCATAG
- a CDS encoding response regulator, with protein MKKVLIIDDDNKNIFALSATLRSKGYKTLAATSAEDGLKLIDDDGAVDVVLMDMMMPEMDGYEAIHVLRNTEDHKTLPVIAVTAQAMKGDREKCLAAGANGYISKPVDVDMLVGLLQELTK; from the coding sequence ATGAAAAAGGTGTTGATTATAGATGACGATAACAAAAATATTTTTGCACTGTCTGCAACACTAAGGTCCAAGGGTTATAAAACACTTGCGGCAACCAGCGCAGAAGACGGCCTTAAACTAATAGACGATGATGGTGCCGTAGACGTGGTTCTTATGGATATGATGATGCCTGAAATGGATGGTTATGAAGCCATACATGTATTGCGCAATACAGAAGACCACAAAACATTACCGGTTATAGCTGTTACGGCCCAGGCAATGAAAGGCGACAGGGAAAAATGCCTGGCTGCGGGTGCCAATGGTTATATATCTAAACCGGTAGATGTGGATATGCTTGTAGGGCTGTTGCAGGAACTTACAAAATAG
- a CDS encoding CheR family methyltransferase: protein METLVTDNDVELLLADMLELYGYDFTEYSKASLKRRIQRIFINGKFSSFAALRYRIQTDKDYFNHAVTEITVNVTEMFRDPSFYRAIRETVIPVLATHPFIRIWHAGCATGEEVYSLAIILKEANLLDRSLLYGTDINPLVLEKARKGIFPISQMQQFSKNYVSSGGLNDFSSYYIANYNLAKFNDIFHQKMIFSTHNLVSDSSFNSFQLILCRNVLIYFDKNLQGKVLELFDKSLDMLGFLALGSKETLRFTSIAEKFKPIEGKEKIWRKVR from the coding sequence TTGGAAACATTAGTTACAGATAATGATGTGGAACTGTTGCTGGCCGATATGCTGGAACTATACGGCTACGATTTTACAGAGTACTCAAAAGCTTCTCTGAAAAGAAGGATACAACGCATATTCATCAACGGTAAGTTTTCTTCCTTTGCGGCATTGCGCTACCGCATACAAACAGATAAAGATTATTTCAACCACGCTGTTACAGAAATTACCGTGAATGTAACAGAAATGTTCAGAGATCCTTCTTTTTACAGGGCAATAAGAGAAACAGTAATTCCAGTATTGGCCACGCACCCGTTTATACGTATATGGCATGCAGGCTGTGCTACAGGTGAAGAGGTGTATTCTCTGGCCATCATATTAAAAGAAGCCAACCTGCTGGACAGGTCGTTGTTGTACGGCACAGATATTAACCCGCTGGTGTTGGAAAAAGCAAGGAAAGGAATTTTTCCTATCAGCCAGATGCAGCAGTTTTCTAAAAACTATGTGTCGTCGGGCGGTCTCAACGATTTTTCATCTTACTATATAGCCAACTACAACCTTGCAAAATTCAACGATATCTTTCACCAAAAGATGATTTTTTCTACGCACAACCTGGTTTCCGATTCTTCGTTTAATTCGTTCCAGCTAATTCTTTGCAGGAATGTGCTTATCTATTTTGATAAAAACCTGCAGGGCAAAGTACTTGAGCTTTTTGATAAAAGCCTGGACATGCTTGGCTTCCTGGCACTGGGCTCTAAAGAAACGCTGCGTTTTACTTCTATAGCAGAAAAATTTAAACCCATAGAAGGTAAAGAGAAGATCTGGAGGAAGGTGCGATGA
- a CDS encoding chemotaxis protein CheB, whose product MTRTFKLIVIGGSAGSLQVILKFFKHLKHDFPVSFMLVLHRNNNFDSSLEELLGFRTNLTVKEVEEKEPVMPGFVYVCPADYHVLIEDDFTFSLDYSEKINYSRPSIDVVFMSAADVFGRGLLCILLSGANADGAEGLKYAQARGALIVVQEPADADVPYMPQQALLLLTPDLVLKAKDMAPFVNSLV is encoded by the coding sequence ATGACGCGTACATTTAAACTCATTGTAATAGGTGGTTCGGCAGGGAGCTTACAGGTAATTCTAAAATTTTTCAAACACCTGAAGCACGATTTTCCCGTTTCATTCATGCTGGTATTGCACCGCAACAACAATTTCGATTCTTCGCTGGAAGAACTGCTGGGCTTCAGAACAAATCTTACGGTAAAAGAGGTAGAGGAAAAAGAACCGGTTATGCCGGGCTTTGTATATGTATGCCCTGCAGATTACCATGTGCTGATAGAGGACGATTTTACTTTTTCACTCGATTATTCAGAAAAAATAAATTATAGCCGGCCAAGTATAGACGTGGTATTTATGTCTGCTGCAGATGTGTTTGGACGTGGCCTTCTGTGTATACTGTTATCTGGCGCAAATGCAGATGGGGCGGAAGGCCTTAAATACGCACAGGCACGTGGCGCCCTCATTGTTGTACAGGAGCCGGCAGATGCAGATGTACCGTATATGCCGCAACAGGCGTTGCTGTTGTTAACACCTGATCTCGTTTTAAAGGCAAAAGACATGGCGCCCTTCGTAAATAGTCTTGTATAA
- a CDS encoding response regulator, which yields MSSSVMIFDDDVDILEICTIILRGKGFRVITETSCENVIDKVETHKPQVILMDNKIPETGGIAATQLIKHTEHLRNIPVVFFSANTNVAQLSKEAKAEYYLQKPFDIAELEQLIEQITSTHA from the coding sequence ATGAGTAGTAGTGTGATGATTTTTGATGACGACGTGGACATCCTTGAAATTTGTACCATCATTCTTAGAGGTAAAGGTTTCAGGGTTATTACAGAAACCTCCTGCGAAAATGTAATTGACAAAGTCGAAACACATAAGCCCCAGGTTATCCTGATGGACAACAAAATTCCTGAAACAGGCGGTATTGCGGCTACGCAACTGATTAAACATACCGAGCACCTGAGAAATATTCCTGTGGTCTTTTTCAGCGCCAATACCAATGTGGCGCAACTAAGCAAAGAAGCAAAAGCCGAGTATTATCTACAGAAGCCTTTTGACATTGCCGAACTTGAGCAACTGATTGAACAGATCACTTCGACACACGCATAA
- the corA gene encoding magnesium/cobalt transporter CorA, whose translation MISETKKYLQFIFPFFNTKRTKEIFRVNPTVLPVREEATEVEIYVYDYNAEEVKEYELDKVEETFTCRDNNKISWINIDGLRKTDVENISKHFGVHLLLMEDILSIGQRPKMDEIDNVLFCLLNMLYFNDLNGAVESEQISIVLGKNFVISFQEDKSRDVFNQIRDKLRIANSKLRISGADYLCYAMIDLVVDHYYIVMEKLGERIEQLEEEIIRYGNSRSLARINNLRKELIVLKRNMAPVRDMVNGFLRSESDLLQDRTTKYFKDVYDHIVQANDLVENYRDMIMTLQDLYMNKVNLRLNEVMKVMAIVTCLLAPAAVIGGVFGMNFEVIPLTHQQDGFFIAVGLMFIIPLWMVWIFKKRGWF comes from the coding sequence ATGATTTCGGAAACAAAGAAATACCTGCAGTTTATCTTTCCTTTTTTTAATACCAAGCGTACCAAGGAAATATTTCGTGTAAACCCCACTGTATTGCCTGTAAGGGAGGAAGCCACAGAGGTGGAGATATACGTGTATGATTATAACGCTGAGGAAGTGAAGGAATATGAACTGGACAAAGTAGAAGAAACGTTTACATGCAGGGATAATAATAAGATCAGCTGGATAAATATAGACGGACTTCGTAAAACAGACGTTGAAAATATAAGCAAACATTTCGGTGTGCACCTTTTGCTGATGGAAGATATATTGAGCATAGGACAGCGCCCTAAAATGGACGAAATCGACAACGTGTTGTTTTGCCTTTTAAATATGCTCTACTTCAATGATCTGAATGGAGCCGTAGAATCTGAACAGATAAGTATTGTGCTGGGTAAAAATTTTGTAATCAGTTTCCAGGAAGATAAAAGTCGTGATGTATTTAACCAGATAAGGGACAAACTGCGCATTGCCAATTCAAAACTACGGATCAGCGGTGCCGACTACCTGTGCTATGCAATGATTGATCTTGTTGTAGACCATTACTATATAGTAATGGAGAAACTGGGCGAAAGAATTGAACAACTGGAAGAAGAAATTATTCGTTATGGAAACTCCCGTTCGCTGGCCCGCATCAATAACCTTCGAAAAGAGCTGATCGTTTTAAAAAGAAATATGGCCCCTGTAAGAGATATGGTAAATGGTTTTTTACGCAGTGAAAGTGACCTGTTGCAGGACCGTACCACCAAATATTTTAAAGACGTTTACGACCATATTGTACAGGCGAATGATCTCGTGGAAAACTATCGCGACATGATTATGACGCTGCAGGATCTTTACATGAATAAAGTAAACCTGCGTTTGAATGAAGTAATGAAAGTGATGGCAATTGTTACCTGCTTGCTGGCACCTGCTGCCGTTATTGGCGGGGTGTTTGGGATGAACTTTGAAGTAATACCACTCACACACCAGCAAGACGGATTTTTTATTGCTGTTGGTTTAATGTTTATTATTCCGTTATGGATGGTCTGGATCTTTAAAAAACGTGGCTGGTTTTAG